The Lathyrus oleraceus cultivar Zhongwan6 chromosome 5, CAAS_Psat_ZW6_1.0, whole genome shotgun sequence genome includes the window AAAAATTAGGAAAAAAATTGCATGCATCAAAAccagaagaaaaaaaaataagGTGGGGATGAGAAACTTATCAAATATTCTTCAAATGTGAGAAATAAATTATCATAATTGATTAAGGGACTTAATTTGAATGAGAAAGAGTAGAAATTGAgagtttttttttaaaacttcTCACACAAAGTTTAGTGGATTACATTTTTTTAGACTTTTGATTTCAAATGTTAGAGGATGAGGAGGGAAAGACTAATCATGTTATGTTAAAGGGTGTATCCGAATACCAATATCCAGACAAATATATTTTTGTATTAGGTGTGTAAACTTAATTTATTGTATTGTGTGTATATTTTTGTATTAGGTGCGTAAACTAAATTTATTGTATTGTGTGGTGcattcaaaattcaaaatccaaAAAGTGCGAGTGGACATTTTCAGATTTTCAGAGTGAGAAAAATACAAGATATTACTATTTACTAAGTTTTTTTTAAGTGTATACGCCCCGGTGTTatttaaaataaacaaatattcattttgattaatatttaatttgaatttttctaataaaaaatatatatataaattagGTTATATGGATATGGTTTTAGTTGGGCACTTGGTATTTTTGGTtacaaacaaaaagaaaaagaaataacaGTCGCAGCCAAAGAAGTGAAGGTATCATCTTGTCACTAGTCAATGAGTGTTATTGTGTTATAAACATATTTAATAATCTGATAATGAACAAAAATAGTGATATATCATGTACAAAAAAAACCAACCCACTTACATAAGGTCTTATTAAGAAGTAGGTAGGTGCATTGATAAGTTGATATGAATaagaaaaaaacaaataaaatagaATTATCTAGCTGATGGAAGACAGCCATTTGACAAATCAGGGCTCTCAATTTCAAGAAAACTTGTAAGCAAAGTTTTCCTTGAAGATTGTGGTTTTGAGTCACCTGAGGATGATAATTTCATTTGACTTTCTGTTCCTTTCTCTATCTTAGAAGCATCTTGTATTGCCAAAATCACTTCTTGCATCCTTGGCCTAGAGGCACCATGTGGTTCTACACATTGCATGGCTATTTCAGCAACCCTCCAAATTGATTCAGTTTTCACATTTCCAATCAGCAAAGGATCCATAATGCTTATTATATCCCCTTTTCGAATTAACGATCGTGCCTGCCAAAACAATATTTTAGTCATATAACTTGTTTTCATAAGTTATTATGGAGACCTTACGAAAATATGCTGAATATAACTTATGGACAAGCTTGTTTACATAAGTTATCTCAAACAGTTTCACAAGTGCTTATGCCAACATATAAGCTCAAATAAGTCAATTCAGTGAGGCTGCAAGATCAACATACCCAATGAACTATATTCATTTCTGGACCATAATCTTCTGGTGATACCGGCTTCTTTCCAGATATCAGTTCCAGTAGAACAACTCCGAAACTGTATACATCACTCTTTTCGGTCAGTTGTTGATTTGCATAGTACCTATTAATATGGAGAGAAAAATGAGCTCAACATGTTTAAGAAAAACAATGCTGTTGATCGTGGAAACACAACGGTAATGTCTTACTCAGGATCCAGGTATCCCACAGTTCCTCTTGCAACACTTGATATATGAGTTAAATCTTCTTCGGCAAGTCTTGAGAGTCCAAAATCCGACACTTTTGCTCTCATATTGATGTCTAGGAGAATGTTGCTCGTCTTTACGTCTCGATGAATAATACTAGGATTGCATCCTGTGTGTAAGTATTCAAGACCTATAGAAATAGATATTTTGTCATTTAAATGTTTATTCGGAAAAAGGAAATACTAAAAGTTACTTATGGACCAAGGAATTAATCGATGTCGTTGATCAACCTTTGGCAGAATCTTCTGCAATTCGAAGCCGAATTAACCAGTCTAATTGCTTCTGACTCGAACATTCTGTAAAAGCATTGGAATTTAAATCATGATATATTTTTTTCACCAAGTATGTAGATGAATACAAGGGTGTAGAATTAAACCATGAATGTGATCTCTTAGAGTGCCATTGTGCATATACTCATAAACAAGAATATGCTGATATTCTTCTTCGCAATATCCAATCAGAGGAACCAAGTTTCTGTGATGAATTCTTGATAGGAGGGCTACCTGCAGTTGCGACCTTACAATCAATAAGGTAAAATTCAAAGACACAAATCTTTTGATTCAAGTAAGAAAGAACGCTACCTCGGTTACAAATTGATGGTTCCCATGGCTTGATGGATCAGTCATAGTCTTAACTGCGATCTCTTTTCCGTCTTTCATTTTTCCATAATAGACAGATCCAAAGCTTCCTTTTCCAATTTTCTTTGAAAAATTGTTTGTAGCTTCTCTCAAATCTGAGAGATTAATATAGTATGCAGTGCCTTCATCCATTAAATTCCCATCTCGGCCGAAAGAGTATCCAGTTAAATGTTTAGTACTACTGCGTCCCGGAATACCTGAGCACAATAAGGCTTTAACTATAGaaatttattatttataattttcAAGAAAAAAAGTATTAGATTTGACTTGTTTTTTCACGAACCTTTTTCATCACTTTTCTTTTGAGAAGCCTTTCTCCTTAGGTAATGTAATAACAACAAACTCCCTATGAACAAGACTAGTAGAATCACTAGTACTCCGATCGAAACTCCTATTATCAACTGAAAATGCTTTTTGCTCTTTCTATGTAGTTCAGGATTATCATCATAGCTGAAAGAGAAAATAAATTTCTATCAGTGTCACTTCAAACTAGATATCGATAAACTAGTCGGAAAAAACTCTTGACCTATTACATTCATACTGATGTTATTTAAGTTCATGTTCAATGAGTCTTTAGCATCTGATTCTAAATTGATCTGATATCAGAAACTATGCTTTTGCTGAGCTTACATGAAAGTGATTTTTGAAGACAATAATCCTGCTGGTATTTCCCCGATAAATGAGTTATTCTGTATGTACCTATCATAGATACATTCATAAATGTTATGAGGCTAACAACAAAAATGCTACAAGTTGTTCCGAAAGTAGAGATAATAAATATCGATGAGTAAACGCTACATACAATGCTTGTAAACTTGGCAAGCTACCGAGGTAAGGCGGTAGTGGACCGTTCAACTTATTGTTCTCTAGATGTCTGCATATCATTATtggaagaagaaaaaaattaaagAGAACAAAAAGAAGAAGAGTGTTTTCCAAGATATTGATTCCAAACTAAAGAACTTACACAATCTTTAGATTGATAAGATTGCTCAGGTCAGGTAATTTTCCTGTAAGCGAGTTTCCGTCTAACCACCTAAGAAAACAATAATATATTACAAAAgctaaaataaataaaagcatTTTCTGTTTCGAAAGTGTTTTACTTACAATTCTTCCAAGGTGTCCATGTTGTTGAGCTCTTGTGGAATTTCACCGGTCACGTTCCTTCTTGACAAGTTTCTAATTCAAGTTATTGCAATCAGTAAAAACATGTACTGTTTTAATTTCAAAAAGTTATGTGAACAACAGGAACGTTTGATTGCAATTTTTCATCATGCTTCTTCTGACTTACGTTTTTCTGGGTTATAACTACATCGCTAGCTCGCACTCTATAGCATTAACTTTTGGATATCGAAATTCTAATGTCTTTAAAAACAGCTGCCATAGATGGCTCAACCAATCACTAGATACTTAGCATGAAATGGAAGTGTCAACAAAAAAGGTATAGAGACTTTACATCTTTGTAATTCTTGGAGGTGTGGCGGTGCTACAGTTCACCCACTCCCATGGGGTTGGAACACAAGGATCGCCTTCGTTCTTTGGGATAATTTCATCAGACAAGGAAGCAAATGCATTTACAGAATTTGCTGTAAAAACAAAAGTACGGTTAGCAATTTGTTCATTTGATACACATTCTTGATTCCTATTTCTGTAACTAATAATATGTTATAATTTGTATCTGTAACTATTCAAATATTATATCAAATTCTTGAATACATGCACCAAAACATCTATTTTTCCGAAATACACACTGATATTAATAAGAACTTACAATCTTGCTTGAAGGTCTTTGAAGCAATTTCTTGATATTTGCTTATTTCCATAGCATTTAGTAGAGGCCCTCTAGTAGAATCGCGCGTCCTCTTAAACGAGAAGGAAAGAACAAACTCCAGACTCACATTCATGTAACTTGGTTCGTAAAGGGTGTAACTACCATTAGCATTCTCCGCTATGTTCACCACTGCATTGCTATAGTCAGGTATATAAGGTTGCTCCAATTTGAATTTCCTAGTCTCATTCTGACCCAAATCTTCAATTTCTGCTAAGTAAGCATAAGCTCTAGCATTGGCGGGAAAGTCTTCTAAGTTGAGTCTGTAACTAAGTAATCCTTTTGTACCAACCACTGCAGTTTGCATCACCTTAACCGGGGGGTATTCTCTTGTCTCTATTCCTATGTTCCTTGTTGTGCTAATTCTTTCTGTGCCTGTTGCTACTCCAACTAGATAATTTTGTCTTTTTACAAGATCGGACTCCCATATTCTATCATATGGATCCTCTGGATACCTGATGAACATTAGGTAGATAAATCAAGCCGACGAAACCAAATATATGACTTTTTGAATTTTAGAATTCTTAATCACATGTAGTTTCTATAACACAATTTTGGGAACTAATATTCATTGATCCAAAAGGACTAATATAATCTGAGACTTTCAATTGCTGTGACTGTTAGAGCAACCCTAGTTCAAAAGATAACCGATACAATTTTGTTAACACGCATGATTTGATCACATAGTTCGACCAATTTTGTTTACGTCTCTGACCACATGGTGACCACAACAGTGTCTTTCCATTGTTCAAGCTTAGTGTTACAAATTACAACTAGTGTTTAAATATTATAGTCCAATTTATAAGATTACCCCTGAAGCATATTGCAAGGGTCAAAGTCCCCCGACATCCCCAGGTCACCGTCACCGCCCAACAAACGAATGAGTCAAGCCTACAGCCCAACTTGTGTTTAAATACTACGGTCCCATTTAAAAGATCACTTGTCCACTTATCAGAAAACTATGAGTTATTCCTGTTCTGGGCCACTCACAAGGCCCACACATCAAGGCCCAATAGTAAGCCCTACGATGAAAGGCGCGGGGAACAGGTACGACCTCACTCAAGCATAGAGCACATGATTCTGACTTCCTGTCAACTTCTCACCGTCGGATCTAATCAGACGGTGGTCCACACGAAACGCCGGATCAAGCGGAAGCAGTTCTAACCGCCTTCCATATATAAAGTTCTGCACGTGCCGAGATCCAGGTATTCTACTCATTCTCCCACTAAACCTACTTCTCATTCATTCACTGACTTGGGCGTTAAGAGTGTTAACCTCACAGGTCTACCCCGCTCCACCGCATCGGAACCTCACTCCACCGCACGTGAACCCTATCTCACTCCATCATCAACTATTTCTAGTTCCTGAACGAACAATTCCCAACAGTTACGGATTTAAAATATGAACAATTTCATCAACTAATTCAACATCATCTTACAATTTCACGGACTAAATCGATGATTCGCCATAAGAAAATATAAGAAAAAACCACCATACCTAACAGCATCCTCAGTTGGAGCACCAAAATTAATTCTTGCAGCCACTTTCAAGAAAAAATCATCCTCAAAATCAGTAGCATACATAGAAAGATTCAACGGCCTAAGCTCAAGAGTAGATATAAAAGGAGAACCAGTAGTAGCACAACACACACAAACATCAACAGAATTCAAAGGAGCCCTAAAAATCATTTCCTTAACATAAACTCTTGAATCATCATAAATTGACACAGTAGCCCATTTAGTTGCATCCAAATAAAGCTGAAACTGAGGGTATGTATCTCCATTTTCCAAACTCCCATACTGAAAACTTGCTCTTACCAAGTACCTTCTTCTCTCCTCAGTCTCAAGTGTATAACAGTATTTTCTACTATCAGTTGGGAAATCTCTGCGTTTCTCATACTGAACTTTGTTCCCATTAGGGTTTCTCACTTTCACTGTCTCACCATTTTTCATTATCTCAGAATCTGAAATCCATGTAATCCCTGTGGTTGTGTCTGTGTAGTTAGTTCTTGTTCCTCCACAATCAATGCTTATAAACTCTGCAATCCAAGGACAAAAGTTTAGAACAGCATAATCATTATACTACATAAAATGCATGGCTAGGTGCATTATACATATACCTTGAAGTTGTGAAGTTGTGTATGATATTGACAAAAGAAGTGtgaagagaaagagagaaaataAAGACATTGAATTTGGGAAGAGAACAAAGTAGTAATGATAATTTGGATCAATAAATTTGGTTGATTGAACAAAATTAATTGCTTGTTTGAGATGAGAACATGAAACAGCTTTCTTCCACTTAATGGCTTTTTTGCTTTAAGTCTTTAACTTTACATATTGATAGTTGTTTTGTATGGCTTTCTTTATCTGATTTTTGGAATCTTCTTTTTCTTTGAGAAAATAAGACTACTTGTtacttttcctttttttttctttcttttttctctttaCTCTCCTAAAATGGGCAATAATGAATGAAATTAGTATCATTTTTCTTGAGGATTTTTAAAGCTATTTTATGGATTACTATCGCACCttgtaaaaataaaataatattcTTAAATTTTGGAGATGCATATTCAGACGCATCCCAactaaatatatttttaaatCAGGGCCTAAGTCAATGTGAAAAAAATCACGAAAATACATCTTCTTGTACATTACAATAATGCATCTCCGAACACTATTTGTTTAAAATCGCAGCAGAGTCTTTTCTTTCCTCGCTTCTAAAAAAATAACTCTAAACCACTTAAGTTTCTCAAACTCTCTCaactctcattctctcaaaatcatTCAACCAACTTCAAAGCTTCTTCCATCAACATCAAGTTCATCAAAGAGCTCATTCAACACAAAAGTAACTCACAAtttgtatatttttttatttttctaaacCTTTTTTAGTTTTTGTATAAATTTGTAGAAATTGATGATTAAGTTATGAAATAGATAGTTTATACATGTTTGATAGTTTATACATAATTCGAAGCGTGTTTGATAGGTAGTTTTATTGATCAATGCACTATTTTTACTGTTTGGGGGGACATTCCGTCATTGACGCTGATGAAAGTTGTAGAAAATTTCAGAAATACATCttcaaaaaatttcaacattttcaTTCCCTGAaatcggagatgcatctccgaagTTTTTTAGTGCGTTTTTTTGCCAATTTTTGCTTGTACTGATTGTGTAACGCTTGTGTGGTTTACTTACATGCATTATGGCTAATAGGCAAGACCGATTGGGGCACAACAAGATTGCATATCATGTATCTGTTCAAAGAGAAAAGCGTCCACCATCGCAGGCTCCTGTTACCCTTAGCCTGGTTGATGCGAAGGCGTCAGCTTCTGGAGCTCATGTATCTCCATTTTCTTCTTCCCTTAGGAGACGGGTGTCAGCTACTCATGCATCTCTACCTACATCTTTCTATAGGCGACGAGTTTCACCTATTCAGGCATTCGAGGCAACAGTGGTACTCGAGTCACCGGAGGTACCTCAGACACTAGAGGTACTTGAGGCACCCCAGACACAAGAGGCAACATAGGTACTTGATGCATCCCAGGCCCAATAGGCAATAGAGGCACCCTAGGCATCACAGGGGTTCAGAGGAGGCCCGTCAGACTTGTCATTGTTGCCTCCTTATCCGGACCATATTTCCATACATGTCTGAGACTGAGAGGTAAAATTTATTTGGATTCGTTCTTTTTAATATATGCTTGTTATAATATTaaaagtttctgaaaatgatttaTTTTTCTGCAGGACCGTGATCCACTAAAATTTTCCGCTTAAACCTGACCAACCATGAGCGGAAGATTACTGGCATGCGGCAGCCTAATGAGCAGTAGTTTTAGGATGTTTTGCAGCTATCTAGGATGAGATACTTGTGTAAGACCGATTATGTTATGGTTAACCATGGTATGCTTAATGTGTTTGTAGAGAGAGGACACACTGAGACGTCATATTTCATCTACCATATGGTGAGATATCTATCATATTGGACAATGTCTCGTGTCTACTGCATCTTCTTATTAGGGGGAACCTTTTAGATCATGGGAAGATTAATAGAGATGATGCACCAAAGTTGATGGTAAACTATTTGGGAGTTGACTCAGAGGCTGTCATGAAGGTGTTTGAAACCACCTGAAGGGCTCGTGCTAGGTTTTTATTCCTTGAGAAAGTGTATACAGATGAGCTACTTTGAGAACAACAGGCTGCTAGTGATGATAATCAGGTTGCGCAACATAGAGCATACGCTATGAAAAGCACGCCTGTTGTATTTGGTTGACACTTCCATTTTTGTGGACAAGAGTGCCACTTATGAGGATGTAATCTACGTGTGATACTTCGATGACTATGAGCAGATCCATGAGTACAACTAGGGGGGTCATTTGTTTGGTCTACTTGTACTTTAAGTTATCTGAAGGCTGTATTTTTGGAAGACGAAATAGGTGACAAGCAACATCATACTAACGATAATATTTGTTGGTCATTTAGTGTTTGTGTGTCATTTTCATTACACCTTTAACACCATTACAAATTACTCATGTGTTCCAATATTTTTCAGGCTTGGATCCTCCATCATTTCCCACGCATCATCAGCTAGACATATGTATCGACCTATACTAAGGATATGCCACGTGCTTTTACATTCGCCCCGCTCATAGGGAACCTGACGCCATACTCGTTTAAAGTGTATCTTGACTGCATGGTAGAAGAGTAAAAGAGGATATACACTTCCATGTGCACGTCGATCATCGTGAGACGCATCCCTTTGACTGTATAGTCTTATACTTGTGATGGTTGGATTGCGGTTCACGTCTGATGTTTTCCTGGGCGCGTCATGCGGCAGTTCGGCTACATGCAGTATATTCTTAGAGACCCTTCTGTGTCTGCTCCCCCAATATGACATGTAGGGATATGGATGTTATGTTTGATGATTATCTTAATCATTTGATATTATAGGAGGCACAGAGTACCATAGCTGAGAGCGACTAGATCTACGTGGATGGTTATATCCCGTGGTTCTTCAGAGTGTCATATCCTTATATGATACAGGATGCTCCAGGAGATCCATCGAGGCCATCTCACCAGGAGATACTAGAATAGGAGCAAGTTAAGGCATATCATGTTGTTGATGTGTTGCCTAGATGTTGGCGTATCATGGAGATTGGGCATGAGGGTATTGGCAACGAACTCTTTCTGAATGAATCTGAGGCCAGGTACATTGTAGATGCCATGATGGCTGAGGCACTACAGTACAGAAGGAAGCGTAAGAACAAGGGGTCCCGAGTCTGAGTCTATCATAACAGTAGTTTATAATCTTTGTACTCTGAATTTATTTTCAGTTAtattttattttgacttattTAGGCTTCATTGTGTACTCTGGATTTATTACTTTATATATGTCATGTTCTGCATATTGGTTGTATGGTCTAATTCATCATAGTATACATTTACTATATCGTCAATTTCATCTGAGCATCACTAAACAAACTTAAAATTTATTGTTTGGTTTGGTTACATAGATGCATCTCTGTATTATGTCTAGCGTGAATACAAAGATGAATCTTCGGAACAATCTATGATAAAAATGGGTGTTTCAGAAAGGAACGCATAGGGTGTATATTGAAttattctggagatgcatctctaaaTTAAATTTTGTAAAAAATATTGCGTGTGACTCAATTTTAACGTTTTGACTTAAGCGAAAGATGCATTCGGAGACGCATCTCCAAAATCTAAGAGACAATTTTGGATTTTCATAGGGTGATTGTCCACCACTTAAGGTGGGGTTAGTATTTCCCTTTTCATAATAAGAGATTATATTTTTATATGAGTCCACTTTATTAAATCCCCAACAATTTAAAAACAACTAAAATTAGGTATAAAAACTTGTCCCTAAAATTAAAATTCTATGAATTAAGAATTTGTTATTTTAATTGTGAAAAATGTCACAAATTTGAATATGCACACATGTGATCAGATGCTCTTGCAACTATCAATTGAGCTGGATTAATAGAATAAAAATTTAGTCTTTTTTTTTCGTATAGTAATTTAATAGTCGGAATTTCATTCCTAATGTTATGTTTGttggaagagagagagagagagagagagagagagagagagagagagagagagaattaaGGGTGAATATTATCATTTTTCATTAATGAGATACCTAAAGGGTATATATACAAATACATAAGATGAGGTACAATTATCagacaaaaaaaataaaaaactaacAGATGTAACTGATTGACATAAACTGAAACCGATTACATTTAACTATTGTCCCATAATTTAGAGAAAAATAACAAATGTAACCTATTGGCATAAATTGTCAACCGTTACATTATGCTTCCATTTTAAAACTAAACACTACATAATATGAAGTAACCTGTTGCATATTTTTTGCAACCTGTTGCACTGACTTGAATCATATTATTTTCTCAACATACCAATTTAATTCAATTCCTTAAAGTCTTCCATACCCATTAGCAATCACTTGAATACTTCAATCGAGACTCCTTTAGTTAGTAAATCGACCAATTGATCTTCACTTATACAATATCccaacatcaatcttctttcACTAACAAGCTCTTTCAAGTAGTGAAACTTCATCTTAATATGCCTTCTTATCCCATGTGCAATGGAATTATCAGCAAGGTTTATAGCGAAAACGATATCAATCATGAGTGTTATAACTTTGCCATCTTCGTTTCCCAGATGTTTCAACTGATTCTTCAAACACCAATATACTGGTGTTTCTCCAAACATCAATATATTGGTGTTTCTCCAAACATAAAGATATATCTAGCTATAGATTTTCTATTATCTTTATCTTCACACCAATTGGAATCAATATATCCGAGTAAATTACATTTTATGCCCTCGTCCATTGCGATAAAGATAAATTTGTAACCAATATATCCTTTGACGTGTCTTAGAATCCTCTTGACTGCTTTCAAGTGAGACACCTTCGGTATCTCCATGAATTTGCTCACAATTTCGACACTAAACGCCAAGTCTGGTCACATATTACATAAGTAATGTAAGTATCTAATCAACCTTCGATATTGAGTTGGAGTAACATCCTGCTCATACTCATCCTTCGATAATTGCAACCTTTTCTCAATAGGAGTAATGACAATATTACAATGCTCCATTTTAAATTTCTTCAAAATCTCAAGcgcataccttctttggtgcatgaTAATTCCCTTATTGGACTTGTAAAACTTAATACCAAGGAAGCAGGTCACGAGGCCTAGGTCGGTCATCTCAAACTCCTTCATAAGCCCACTTTTGAACTTAGAAATGCACTCTTCATCGCTGACTGTAATCAATCAATCGTCTACATAGTGACAAAGAATTATCAACCCTTCATTTTTCATCCTTATCTACACACACACCATGTTCCAAGATACAAACTTCTTGAAGTCTATCTCCTTTAAGAAACCATTTATCCTCTTGTTCCAATATCTTGGAGCTTATTTCAAACCGTACAACGTCTTTTTCAATCTATAAAACTTTGACTCTTGATTTTTCACAACAAACCAGGGGTTTGTGCCACACATACCTCCTCTTTAAGTGGTTCGTTCAAAAACGAAGATTTGACATACATTTGATAGATGGGCCAACTGATGTTATTTGGAATACCAAGAACTAACCTAATGGTTTCAATTCTAGCCACCTGTGCAAATAATTCTTCAAAGCATGTACCTTATCTTTGCAAAAATCCATGTGCTTAATTATTGTACCCTTGGGATTTCCTTCATTTTGTACACCCATCTTACACCAATTGACTTCTTTCCTTCTGGTAGATCAACTAGCTCCCAAGTCTTGTTCTTCTCAATCAATTTCAGCTCATCATTCATAGCACAAATCCATTTTGGATCACTTGAGGCATCCTCAATTTTAACAGGTTCAGATTCGACCATAAGTTCAAAATGGACGAAATTACCATCGTCATTGATTATGTTATCCTAGAACATCTTATAGTCTTGAAGTTTTATAGGAAAACCTATTTGCCTTGTTGATTTTCTCACGTTTTCTTCAATTTGGGCTTTGACGGGGGATGTTTATGCACTTTCCAAGATTGTAGAAACCACTTTTTCTTTGCTACAACTAATAACATTCTACTAAAAACTGATTGCACTCTACTGCATTTCCTTTATTTCGTCAAAAAAGACGTCCCTATTGATCACGATTCACCTGTTTGAGGCATCATACAACTTGTAACCACCGGTAGAGTGATACCCTTCAAGGATCATCTGCTCTCCCTTGTCATCTAGCTTCTTTCTAAGCTGATTCAGAACATGTATATACGCAACTAAACCAAATACCTTCAAGTTACTCAGACTTGGCTTGAATCCATATCAAGATTCCTCCGGTGTAATATTCTCAAGCTTCTTTATTGGCCACGTATTCAATAAATATACAGATGTTGAAACCTCTTATCCTATAAACTTTTCGGCAAG containing:
- the LOC127083047 gene encoding probable LRR receptor-like serine/threonine-protein kinase At1g67720 isoform X2, with protein sequence MSLFSLFLFTLLLSISYTTSQLQEFISIDCGGTRTNYTDTTTGITWISDSEIMKNGETVKVRNPNGNKVQYEKRRDFPTDSRKYCYTLETEERRRYLVRASFQYGSLENGDTYPQFQLYLDATKWATVSIYDDSRVYVKEMIFRAPLNSVDVCVCCATTGSPFISTLELRPLNLSMYATDFEDDFFLKVAARINFGAPTEDAVRYPEDPYDRIWESDLVKRQNYLVGVATGTERISTTRNIGIETREYPPVKVMQTAVVGTKGLLSYRLNLEDFPANARAYAYLAEIEDLGQNETRKFKLEQPYIPDYSNAVVNIAENANGSYTLYEPSYMNVSLEFVLSFSFKRTRDSTRGPLLNAMEISKYQEIASKTFKQDSNSVNAFASLSDEIIPKNEGDPCVPTPWEWVNCSTATPPRITKINLSRRNVTGEIPQELNNMDTLEELWLDGNSLTGKLPDLSNLINLKIVHLENNKLNGPLPPYLGSLPSLQALYIQNNSFIGEIPAGLLSSKITFIYDDNPELHRKSKKHFQLIIGVSIGVLVILLVLFIGSLLLLHYLRRKASQKKSDEKGIPGRSSTKHLTGYSFGRDGNLMDEGTAYYINLSDLREATNNFSKKIGKGSFGSVYYGKMKDGKEIAVKTMTDPSSHGNHQFVTEVALLSRIHHRNLVPLIGYCEEEYQHILVYEYMHNGTLRDHIHECSSQKQLDWLIRLRIAEDSAKGLEYLHTGCNPSIIHRDVKTSNILLDINMRAKVSDFGLSRLAEEDLTHISSVARGTVGYLDPEYYANQQLTEKSDVYSFGVVLLELISGKKPVSPEDYGPEMNIVHWARSLIRKGDIISIMDPLLIGNVKTESIWRVAEIAMQCVEPHGASRPRMQEVILAIQDASKIEKGTESQMKLSSSGDSKPQSSRKTLLTSFLEIESPDLSNGCLPSAR
- the LOC127083047 gene encoding probable LRR receptor-like serine/threonine-protein kinase At1g67720 isoform X1; translated protein: MSLFSLFLFTLLLSISYTTSQLQEFISIDCGGTRTNYTDTTTGITWISDSEIMKNGETVKVRNPNGNKVQYEKRRDFPTDSRKYCYTLETEERRRYLVRASFQYGSLENGDTYPQFQLYLDATKWATVSIYDDSRVYVKEMIFRAPLNSVDVCVCCATTGSPFISTLELRPLNLSMYATDFEDDFFLKVAARINFGAPTEDAVRYPEDPYDRIWESDLVKRQNYLVGVATGTERISTTRNIGIETREYPPVKVMQTAVVGTKGLLSYRLNLEDFPANARAYAYLAEIEDLGQNETRKFKLEQPYIPDYSNAVVNIAENANGSYTLYEPSYMNVSLEFVLSFSFKRTRDSTRGPLLNAMEISKYQEIASKTFKQDSNSVNAFASLSDEIIPKNEGDPCVPTPWEWVNCSTATPPRITKINLSRRNVTGEIPQELNNMDTLEELWLDGNSLTGKLPDLSNLINLKIVHLENNKLNGPLPPYLGSLPSLQALYIQNNSFIGEIPAGLLSSKITFIYDDNPELHRKSKKHFQLIIGVSIGVLVILLVLFIGSLLLLHYLRRKASQKKSDEKALLCSGIPGRSSTKHLTGYSFGRDGNLMDEGTAYYINLSDLREATNNFSKKIGKGSFGSVYYGKMKDGKEIAVKTMTDPSSHGNHQFVTEVALLSRIHHRNLVPLIGYCEEEYQHILVYEYMHNGTLRDHIHECSSQKQLDWLIRLRIAEDSAKGLEYLHTGCNPSIIHRDVKTSNILLDINMRAKVSDFGLSRLAEEDLTHISSVARGTVGYLDPEYYANQQLTEKSDVYSFGVVLLELISGKKPVSPEDYGPEMNIVHWARSLIRKGDIISIMDPLLIGNVKTESIWRVAEIAMQCVEPHGASRPRMQEVILAIQDASKIEKGTESQMKLSSSGDSKPQSSRKTLLTSFLEIESPDLSNGCLPSAR